The Acidimicrobiales bacterium DNA segment CCGATGCTCTGCCTCCTCGAGGCGCGCGGCTACGACCGGGCCGAGGCCAACCTCAACATGGACGTCGACCTCACCGCCCTGCCGCCTGATCCGGGAGGGGCGGAGCTGGCCACGGCCGCCGACGCCGCCGAGGTCGGGGAATGGGCCCGCACCCATTGGGCCTGGTGGGCCGACGAGGTCGACGCGGCCCTGCGGAAGGACCGGCTGCTGCTGGCGCGCGACGACGAGGGCATCGCCGGGTTCTGCGCGTGGGACGTGAACCGCAGCGGGTGGCTGGGACCGGTCGCCGTGCGGCCCTCGGCCATAGGAAAGCGCATCGGCGTGCCCCTGCTCCTCGGCGCCCTCCACCGCATGCGCGCCGACGGCCGGGCCCGGGCCGAGATCGCCTGGATCAGCCCCGTGCGCTTCTACGCCCGTAACGTCGGCGCGGTGATGGGAACCGTGTTCATCGTCTGCCGCAAGCGGCTGGAACCGCCGCCCCGCTCATGAGCGCCGCCGCCGACCCCGGCCCCGCCCTGCTGCCGCCGCCGCGCCAGGCCAACCTCGGCCGGGCCCGGGTGGCCCTGCCCGCCGGCGGACCGGAGATCGTGGTCGAGAGCGGGCACCGTCCCGAGGGCTACCGCCTGCGGACGGGGACCGAGGGCGTGCGCATCAGCGCGTCGGACCAGACCGGGGTGGCCCGGGCCCGCGCCACGCTGGCCCAGCTGCAGGACGGCAGCTCGGTCGTCGAGGCCGACGTCACCGACTGGCCCGACTTCACCGTGCGGGGGCTGATGCTCGACATCTCCCGCGACAAGGTCCCGAGCATGGACACCCTCCGCTGGCTGGTGGACGTGATGGCGGCGTGGAAGCTCAACCACCTCGAGCTGTACACCGAGCACACCTACGCCTACCCGGGCCACGACGAGGTCTGGCGGAACGCCAGCCCGATGACCGCGGCCGAGGTCGAGGAGCTGGACGGCTACTGCGCCGAGCGTCACGTCGAGCTGACCGCCAACCAGAACTGCCTCGGCCACATGGAGCGGTGGCTGGCCCACGAGCGTTACCGCCCCCTGGCCGTGGCCCCGGCGGGGTGGCCCGACCACCTGGGGCTGCTCCACCACCCCACGACCATGGACCCGAGCAACCCGGCGGCGCTGGAGCTGACCCGGTCGCTGCTGGCCGAGCTGCTGCCGCGGATGCGCAGCCGGCGGGCCCACGTCGGGCTGGACGAGCCGTGGGAGCTGCCCCCCGAGCGGGCGGGTGACTACGGCGCCTACATCAGCGCCCTGCGCGCCGCCCCCGAGCTGGCCGACCACGAGATGCTCGTCTGGGGGGACATCGTGGCCCTGCACCCCGAGCTGGCGCCCGGCCTGCCCCCGGGCGTGACCGTGTGCGAGTGGGGCTACGAGGCCGACCATCCCTTCGCCGATCGGTGCCGCACCCTGGCCGACGCCGGCCGGCCCTTCTGGGTGTGCCCGGGCACCTCGAGCTGGGACAGCCTCCTCGGGCGCTGGAGCAACGCCCGGGAGAACTGCCTGGCGGCCGCCACTGAGGGCCTGGCCCACGGCGCCGGTGGCTACCTGGTGACCGACTGGGGGGACAACGGCCACCTCCAGCCCCTGCCGGTGAGCCTCCCCGGGCTGGCCGCCGCCGCGGCGGCGGCGTGGAACGCGCCCGCCGCGGCCGACGCCGACTTCTCCGGGGCCGTCGCCGCCGTCCTCGGCAGCGCCCCTGCCGCCCGGGCCCTGCTCCGGATGGGTGACGCCCACCTGGCGGTGCGCCCCCAGGTCCAGAACTTCGCCGCCGTGGTGGTCCACCTCATCTATCCCCGGCTGCGGGTGGGTCAGGGCCTGACCGAGGGGCTCGACGCCGCCCAGCTCGACGCCTACGAGGACGTGATTAGCGGCGCCCTGCCCGCCCTGCGCGACCTGGGCGAGGGCAGCCGGGCCGGCCCGGTCGGCCCCGAGATGGCGCTGGTCGCGGACATCGCCCGATTGGCCGTGGCCGACGCCCGCGGCCGGCTGGCCGGGGACGGGTCCCTGCGCTCGGTCGACGAGGCCGTGCGCCGCCACCTGGCCGACACCGCCGACGCCCTGGCCGCCGCCCACGTGGAGCTGTGGACCGCCCGCAACCGCCCCGGCGGGCGGGAGGACAGCGCCGACCACCTCCGCCACCTGGCCGCGTGCTACCGGGCCGGGGAGGCAGCGGAGTTCGTACCGGCGTGGCAGTTCCCGCTGTGACCACCGTGCGCCGCCTGACGGCGGCGGACCGGGACGCCGCCGCCCGGATGCTGGCCCGGGCCTTCGACGACGACCCCGTGGCCCGCTACATCTTCCCCGGTGACCGGGTCCGCCCCGCCGGGCTGCGCAGCTTCTTCGGCATCCAGCTGCGCCATATGTTCCTGCCCGCCGCCGAGTCCTACGTGAGCGACGACGTGGGCAGCGCCGCCCTCTGGGTCCCCCCGGGGCGGCCGCCCCTGAGCGCCGCCG contains these protein-coding regions:
- a CDS encoding family 20 glycosylhydrolase, with amino-acid sequence MSAAADPGPALLPPPRQANLGRARVALPAGGPEIVVESGHRPEGYRLRTGTEGVRISASDQTGVARARATLAQLQDGSSVVEADVTDWPDFTVRGLMLDISRDKVPSMDTLRWLVDVMAAWKLNHLELYTEHTYAYPGHDEVWRNASPMTAAEVEELDGYCAERHVELTANQNCLGHMERWLAHERYRPLAVAPAGWPDHLGLLHHPTTMDPSNPAALELTRSLLAELLPRMRSRRAHVGLDEPWELPPERAGDYGAYISALRAAPELADHEMLVWGDIVALHPELAPGLPPGVTVCEWGYEADHPFADRCRTLADAGRPFWVCPGTSSWDSLLGRWSNARENCLAAATEGLAHGAGGYLVTDWGDNGHLQPLPVSLPGLAAAAAAAWNAPAAADADFSGAVAAVLGSAPAARALLRMGDAHLAVRPQVQNFAAVVVHLIYPRLRVGQGLTEGLDAAQLDAYEDVISGALPALRDLGEGSRAGPVGPEMALVADIARLAVADARGRLAGDGSLRSVDEAVRRHLADTADALAAAHVELWTARNRPGGREDSADHLRHLAACYRAGEAAEFVPAWQFPL
- a CDS encoding GNAT family N-acetyltransferase; this translates as MTEVGRLGPESADAVADLCRVALGTDAPERADLVANLFGPLPVTVRGDPEVGVVATAVRSGTGHVRLLAVHPDHRRRGVGDALLAAAEADVAEQSAGQGAGVTVGADAPDYLFPGAPVHLTPMLCLLEARGYDRAEANLNMDVDLTALPPDPGGAELATAADAAEVGEWARTHWAWWADEVDAALRKDRLLLARDDEGIAGFCAWDVNRSGWLGPVAVRPSAIGKRIGVPLLLGALHRMRADGRARAEIAWISPVRFYARNVGAVMGTVFIVCRKRLEPPPRS